A portion of the Avibacterium sp. 20-132 genome contains these proteins:
- the pyrG gene encoding glutamine hydrolyzing CTP synthase: MATNYIFVTGGVVSSLGKGIAAASLAAILEARGLNVTIMKLDPYINVDPGTMSPTQHGEVFVTQDGAETDLDLGHYERFIRTKMTKRNNFTTGKIYSEVLRKERRGDYLGATIQVIPHITNEIKARVIDGAAGHDVAIVEVGGTVGDIESLPFLEALRQLAVQVGRERTIFMHLTLVPYIPTAGEVKTKPTQHSVKELLSIGIQPDVLICRSDRMIPPNERAKIALFCNVPERAVISLKDVNSIYQIPALLKSQGLDEFICQRFQLDCPEADLSEWEQVLYQQANPTGEVTIGMVGKYIELPDAYKSVNEALKHGGLKNRLNVNIKYIDSEDVESKGTEVLKGLDGILVPGGFGYRGVEGKIRTAQYARENNIPYLGICLGMQVALIEYARHKAGLTEANSTEFDKNCKQPVVGLITEWQDAEGNIETRSDKSDLGGTMRLGAQQCHLAEGSRARELYGAETIEERHRHRYEVNNTLLPQIEKAGLKVTGLSADKKLVEIIEVPNHPWFVACQFHPEFTSTPRDGHPLFEGFVKAAKEHQKNS; encoded by the coding sequence ATGGCTACCAACTATATTTTTGTAACGGGCGGCGTGGTTTCTTCCCTTGGTAAAGGGATTGCAGCGGCATCATTGGCCGCAATTTTAGAAGCTCGTGGTTTGAATGTAACCATTATGAAACTGGATCCTTATATTAATGTGGATCCCGGCACAATGAGTCCAACCCAACACGGTGAAGTATTTGTGACCCAAGACGGCGCAGAAACGGATCTCGATCTCGGGCATTATGAGCGTTTTATTCGCACTAAAATGACCAAACGCAATAATTTCACTACGGGTAAAATTTATTCTGAAGTCTTACGCAAAGAGCGTCGAGGCGACTATCTTGGGGCGACCATTCAAGTTATCCCACATATCACCAACGAAATTAAAGCTCGCGTGATTGATGGCGCAGCGGGACACGATGTGGCTATCGTGGAAGTGGGCGGAACAGTGGGGGATATTGAATCATTACCGTTCTTAGAGGCATTACGTCAGCTTGCTGTGCAAGTGGGGCGTGAACGTACGATTTTTATGCACCTAACCCTTGTGCCTTATATTCCAACAGCGGGCGAAGTGAAAACCAAGCCAACGCAACATTCAGTTAAAGAATTGCTCTCAATTGGAATTCAGCCTGATGTGTTAATTTGCCGTTCTGATCGTATGATCCCACCGAATGAACGTGCCAAAATTGCCTTGTTCTGTAATGTGCCAGAACGTGCGGTGATTTCGTTAAAAGATGTGAATTCTATTTATCAGATTCCAGCTTTATTGAAATCACAAGGCCTAGATGAGTTTATTTGTCAGCGTTTCCAGCTAGATTGCCCTGAAGCGGATTTAAGCGAATGGGAGCAAGTGCTTTATCAACAAGCTAACCCAACAGGTGAAGTAACCATTGGTATGGTAGGGAAATATATTGAGTTACCTGATGCTTATAAATCCGTGAATGAAGCATTAAAACACGGGGGATTAAAAAACCGTCTAAATGTGAATATTAAGTATATTGATTCAGAAGATGTTGAAAGCAAAGGTACAGAGGTGCTAAAAGGCTTAGATGGTATTTTAGTGCCGGGTGGCTTTGGCTATCGTGGGGTGGAAGGCAAAATTCGCACCGCACAATATGCCCGAGAAAACAACATTCCGTACTTAGGCATTTGTTTAGGAATGCAAGTGGCATTAATTGAATATGCGCGTCATAAAGCAGGATTGACCGAAGCAAATTCCACTGAGTTTGATAAAAATTGTAAACAACCTGTGGTGGGCTTAATTACAGAATGGCAAGATGCAGAAGGAAATATCGAAACCCGTAGTGATAAGTCTGATCTTGGTGGCACAATGCGTTTAGGCGCACAGCAATGTCATCTTGCCGAAGGCAGCCGAGCGCGTGAGCTATATGGTGCAGAAACCATTGAAGAGCGTCATCGTCATCGTTACGAGGTAAACAATACCCTATTACCACAAATTGAAAAAGCCGGTTTAAAAGTAACAGGGCTATCTGCGGATAAAAAATTAGTGGAAATTATTGAAGTACCAAATCACCCTTGGTTTGTTGCTTGTCAGTTCCACCCTGAATTTACCTCAACTCCACGTGATGGTCATCCATTATTTGAGGGCTTTGTCAAGGCAGCAAAAGAACATCAGAAAAATAGTTAA